A section of the Longimicrobiales bacterium genome encodes:
- a CDS encoding ABC transporter permease: MSLGADVAYAFRTIARNRLTSGAVILTLALGIGINTAVFSIVYGILLRPLPYAAPEQLMQVWLSNPRQDIERDITSYPNFRDWRERSRTFDALAGVSGRRVTLLGRTGAEEVTGAEVTEDYFRVLGVAPLHGRLLRPEDHMAGTAPVTVLSHELWMSRFGGGPVIGSTLETDGATYEIVGVLPEGIGDARLYMPLEQNPARQELLEARGALFLPVLGRLRDGVSVEDAQREMSAIAAQLEAEYPQANDGMGIYIEPLRDSVVGDTRAVLILLLSAVGVVLLIACANVANVLLARSTARRREMAVRVALGAGRLRLLRQVMTESLVLAFVGALAGIGVAAWTLDLLMAAAPADLPRADEIRLDGVALAFTGTVAVVAGLLFGAAPAWQVARREPGGVLGGSVRGDVGARDRLRSALVVSQYALALVLVAGAALLVRSFAELQRVDIGLQTGGVVSFTLSPSPQRYEGATGVQSFYDEVLPAIEAVPGVHSASLVN; the protein is encoded by the coding sequence ATGAGTCTCGGCGCCGACGTCGCCTATGCCTTCCGGACGATCGCCCGCAACCGCCTCACGAGCGGTGCCGTGATCCTGACACTCGCCCTCGGCATCGGCATCAATACCGCCGTCTTCAGCATCGTCTACGGCATTCTGCTGCGCCCGCTGCCGTACGCTGCGCCGGAGCAGCTCATGCAGGTGTGGCTCAGCAATCCGCGCCAGGACATCGAGCGCGACATCACGTCGTACCCGAACTTCCGCGACTGGCGCGAGCGCTCGCGCACATTCGATGCGCTCGCGGGCGTTTCCGGACGTCGCGTCACGCTGCTCGGGCGCACCGGCGCGGAGGAAGTGACTGGTGCCGAGGTGACGGAGGACTATTTCCGTGTGCTCGGTGTGGCACCGCTGCACGGGCGCCTGCTGAGACCGGAAGACCACATGGCGGGCACCGCGCCCGTTACAGTGCTCAGCCATGAGCTGTGGATGAGCCGGTTCGGCGGCGGCCCGGTGATCGGCAGCACACTCGAGACGGACGGCGCCACCTACGAGATCGTGGGCGTGCTTCCCGAAGGCATCGGCGATGCACGGCTCTACATGCCACTGGAGCAGAACCCTGCGCGACAGGAACTCCTCGAGGCGCGCGGTGCGCTGTTCCTGCCGGTGCTCGGCCGGCTGCGCGACGGCGTGAGCGTGGAGGATGCGCAGCGCGAGATGAGCGCGATCGCGGCGCAGCTCGAGGCGGAGTACCCGCAGGCGAACGACGGCATGGGCATCTACATCGAGCCGCTCCGCGACAGCGTCGTGGGTGATACCCGCGCCGTTCTGATCCTGCTGCTCAGCGCCGTGGGCGTGGTGCTGCTGATCGCATGCGCGAACGTCGCGAACGTGCTGCTCGCGCGCTCGACGGCGCGCCGGCGGGAAATGGCCGTGCGCGTCGCGCTCGGTGCCGGGCGCCTGCGCCTGCTGCGGCAGGTGATGACCGAAAGCCTGGTGCTGGCCTTCGTCGGTGCGCTCGCGGGCATCGGTGTGGCCGCGTGGACCCTCGATCTGCTCATGGCTGCGGCGCCCGCCGACCTGCCGCGCGCCGACGAGATCCGGCTCGACGGTGTTGCACTCGCGTTCACCGGCACGGTGGCAGTCGTCGCCGGGCTGCTCTTCGGCGCCGCGCCGGCGTGGCAGGTGGCGCGACGCGAGCCGGGCGGTGTGCTCGGCGGCAGCGTCCGAGGCGACGTCGGCGCACGCGACCGTCTGCGCTCCGCCCTCGTCGTGAGTCAGTACGCACTCGCGCTCGTACTCGTCGCGGGCGCTGCACTGCTCGTGCGCAGCTTCGCCGAGCTGCAACGCGTCGATATCGGTCTGCAGACCGGCGGCGTCGTGTCGTTCACACTCTCGCCGTCACCACAGCGTTACGAGGGTGCCACTGGTGTGCAGTCCTTCTACGACGAGGTGCTGCCCGCCATCGAGGCGGTGCCGGGCGTGCACTCGGCGTCACTCGTCAACAA
- a CDS encoding cbb3-type cytochrome c oxidase subunit I, which translates to MSRPEPELGTAAEYGRLTGREVDAVAASRGLVPDDLEVRLRADASSRNAVLALFAVGIGWLLIGSIFGEIASIKLHSPEFLTNHAWLTFGRVRTAHLHAVNYGWATAALIGMSLWLMPRLVHSELRDGRYAILGAVLFTIGIAIGIVAVLAGYSDGMEWLEAPRWVAGPFLVVGGGLIGFSLFRTVLARKSEHLYVSVWYILGAFIWFPMLYLVGKWPTYTGVESAAANWFFAHNVLGFWLTAMSLGGAYYFIPKVLGRPVYSYQLSVVGFWSLVMFYSLNGMHHLVGGPLPTWMITTSIVASVFMFIPVVATAINLHMTVVGRFGALRYSPTLRFVVIGSLSYTAVSLQGSFTALREVNRVTHFTHWTVAHSHVGGYAFVTFLAFGAIYYIVPRLVGREWPSERLIRWHFNLVLGGIALYVVALSWAGVLQGLALLDPATPFAESVRVTLPGLWGRTLAGLILTAGHVVFAYHFWLMVRKPGVATRTRPPLHEVRPVLYTAEAEAGRR; encoded by the coding sequence ATGAGCCGCCCGGAGCCGGAGCTCGGCACAGCAGCAGAGTACGGGCGACTGACCGGACGTGAAGTGGACGCGGTCGCCGCATCGCGTGGCCTGGTGCCCGACGACCTCGAGGTACGTCTGCGCGCGGATGCGTCGAGTCGCAATGCGGTGCTCGCACTGTTCGCCGTGGGCATCGGCTGGCTGCTCATCGGATCGATCTTCGGAGAGATCGCGAGCATCAAGCTGCACTCGCCCGAGTTCCTGACGAATCACGCGTGGCTCACGTTCGGACGGGTGCGCACGGCACACCTGCACGCGGTCAACTACGGATGGGCCACGGCCGCGCTCATCGGGATGTCGCTGTGGCTCATGCCGCGACTGGTGCATTCCGAGCTCAGAGACGGCCGGTATGCGATTCTCGGCGCGGTGCTGTTCACGATCGGCATTGCCATCGGCATTGTTGCCGTTCTGGCCGGCTACAGTGATGGCATGGAGTGGCTCGAAGCGCCGCGCTGGGTCGCAGGACCGTTCCTGGTGGTCGGTGGCGGGCTGATCGGATTCTCGCTGTTCCGGACGGTGCTGGCGCGGAAGTCGGAGCACCTGTACGTGAGTGTCTGGTACATTCTCGGTGCGTTCATCTGGTTCCCCATGCTGTACCTCGTCGGGAAGTGGCCGACCTACACGGGCGTCGAGAGCGCGGCTGCGAACTGGTTCTTTGCCCACAACGTGCTCGGCTTCTGGCTCACCGCGATGAGCCTGGGTGGCGCGTACTACTTCATCCCGAAGGTGCTCGGCCGGCCGGTCTACAGCTATCAGCTCTCCGTGGTCGGCTTCTGGTCGCTGGTCATGTTCTACTCGCTCAATGGCATGCACCATCTCGTGGGCGGTCCGCTGCCGACGTGGATGATCACGACGTCGATCGTGGCCAGCGTCTTCATGTTCATTCCGGTCGTGGCGACGGCGATCAACCTTCACATGACCGTTGTCGGCCGCTTCGGTGCGCTGCGTTACAGTCCGACGCTGCGCTTCGTGGTGATCGGCTCCCTGTCGTACACGGCGGTATCGCTGCAAGGGTCCTTCACCGCATTGCGTGAAGTGAACCGTGTCACGCACTTCACGCACTGGACGGTCGCGCACTCTCATGTCGGTGGCTACGCATTCGTCACCTTTCTCGCGTTCGGCGCGATCTACTACATCGTGCCGCGGCTCGTAGGCCGCGAATGGCCGAGCGAGCGTCTGATCCGCTGGCACTTCAACCTGGTGCTGGGGGGAATCGCGCTCTACGTCGTCGCGCTGTCGTGGGCCGGCGTTCTGCAGGGGCTGGCACTGCTCGATCCTGCGACGCCGTTCGCAGAATCGGTGCGGGTAACGCTGCCCGGCCTGTGGGGCCGCACACTGGCCGGCCTGATCCTGACCGCCGGTCACGTCGTATTCGCGTACCATTTCTGGCTCATGGTCCGCAAACCCGGGGTGGCCACTCGCACGCGGCCGCCGCTGCATGAGGTCAGGCCAGTGCTCTATACCGCCGAGGCGGAAGCGGGGCGCCGATGA